DNA sequence from the Gloeocapsa sp. DLM2.Bin57 genome:
GGTAATTTACCAACCAAGCAACCCATTGAAAGAGAAGATCTTAAATCTCTTTTCGCTGAATCTGGAGAAGCAGTCTCTACCCCCAAAGTACCCAAAGATCGCAAAGGTAACTGTAAGGGATTCGCCTTTATTACGGTTGCTACCGATGAATTGGCGACAGAAATCATCGAAAAATATAACGGTCAAGAATTCATGGGTAGTGTCATTAAAATCGAAAAAGCCCTACCTAGAGAGAAAAAAGAACCGGGTGAAGGTGAAGAAACAACGGCTACTACTACTAATACCTCAGAAACAGCTAAACCAGTTAAACGGAGTAGTCCTAAACGCAATCGTAAGGATTCTCAACCTAAGAGCGCGGTTAAATCTGATTCTAGCAGTTCCGTACAACCAGATCCACGTTGGGCTCAAGAATTAGCCATACTTAAAGAAAGACTAGCAACTCAAACTAGTAATTCTTAAAACAATTCTTGTGGTGTTAGCCCCGTCGTTAATTTGTCGGGGTATAAACCACAAGCAAATAATGACTATTACATAAGGAGTAAAAATGTCTCAAGACGCGGATGTAATTAAACTAATGAAACAAGAAGTAGGTAGAATCGCCGCTTCTAGAGTAAAATCTAACTCAATTGTCGGACTAGGTACGGGTTCAACTTCAGCTTATGCGATTGAATATATCGGCGATCGCCTCAAATCTGGAGAGTTAGAAAATATTGTCGGTGTACCTACTTCCTTCCAATCAGAAGTTTTAGCCAAAAAATACGGTATTCCCCTAACTACT
Encoded proteins:
- a CDS encoding RNA-binding protein — encoded protein: MPVRLYVGNLPTKQPIEREDLKSLFAESGEAVSTPKVPKDRKGNCKGFAFITVATDELATEIIEKYNGQEFMGSVIKIEKALPREKKEPGEGEETTATTTNTSETAKPVKRSSPKRNRKDSQPKSAVKSDSSSSVQPDPRWAQELAILKERLATQTSNS